One window from the genome of Kineosporia corallincola encodes:
- a CDS encoding type II secretion system F family protein — protein sequence MTSTTLIALLAGLLLLGGLTGVVAGLRRTPVPPAGPATAARPSRLHGLTPRTRQLLLAGLVAGVVAALVSGWLIALIVLPVAFAGLPWLLSAPETSLRIERLEAMEEWTRSLAGVLTVGLSLENALITALRSTPPPIRAEVATLVARLNARWPTDRALRAFADDMDDPTADLIAMNLVLAAQRRGTGLAAVLEGLSESVAADVRSRRAVEADRAKPRATARAITVITIGVLVLLTFNGSYIAPYGTAAGQLVLVLLLSLFVATLVWLRSMARGEPLPRIIGTGLDRPGGSGAGR from the coding sequence ATGACGTCCACCACGCTGATCGCGCTCCTGGCCGGGCTGCTCCTGCTCGGCGGCCTCACCGGCGTCGTCGCCGGGCTGCGCCGCACGCCGGTGCCGCCGGCCGGCCCGGCCACCGCCGCCCGGCCCTCCCGTCTGCATGGCCTGACCCCGCGCACGCGACAGCTGCTGCTGGCCGGGCTGGTGGCCGGGGTGGTGGCGGCGCTGGTGTCCGGCTGGCTGATCGCGCTGATCGTGCTGCCGGTGGCGTTCGCCGGCCTGCCCTGGCTGCTGTCGGCCCCCGAGACCTCGCTGCGGATCGAGCGTCTGGAGGCGATGGAGGAGTGGACGCGGTCCCTGGCCGGAGTGCTGACCGTCGGCCTGAGCCTGGAGAACGCCCTGATCACCGCCCTGCGCTCGACCCCGCCGCCGATCCGGGCGGAGGTCGCCACGCTGGTGGCCCGGCTGAACGCGCGCTGGCCCACCGACCGCGCGCTGCGGGCCTTCGCCGACGACATGGACGACCCGACCGCCGACCTGATCGCGATGAACCTGGTGCTCGCCGCCCAGCGGCGCGGCACCGGCCTGGCCGCCGTGCTGGAGGGGCTGTCCGAGTCGGTGGCCGCCGACGTGCGCTCGCGCCGGGCGGTGGAGGCCGACCGGGCCAAACCCCGGGCCACGGCCCGGGCGATCACCGTGATCACGATCGGGGTGCTGGTGCTGCTCACCTTCAACGGCAGTTACATCGCTCCCTACGGAACGGCCGCCGGGCAGCTGGTTCTCGTGCTGCTGCTCAGCCTGTTCGTGGCCACCCTGGTCTGGCTCCGCAGCATGGCCAGGGGTGAGCCGCTGCCCCGCATCATCGGCACCGGCCTGGACCGGCCCGGCGGTTCGGGGGCGGGCCGATGA
- a CDS encoding alpha/beta fold hydrolase, with product MTEYLELDEGTIAYDLTGQGPLVVLAHGMGDSRHSYRFVAPALVAAGYRVANVDIRGCGDSGVDWKGYSRTDIAGDLVALVRHLGGPAVLVGQSISGGAATIAAATAPDLISGVIELAPFTRAQSVDLGGLFTAKGYRTGSLLLMRVLAAGSLTAWTRYLDLAYPARPADWDAELARIESKLREPGRMKVLQKMMQSSPADAGARLADVRCPVLVVQGGADPDWADPRAEGEKIVADLAQGLGELAVIDEAGHYAHAQTPTRVLDLALPFLARTLNVA from the coding sequence ATGACCGAGTACCTGGAGCTCGACGAGGGCACCATCGCCTACGACCTGACCGGGCAGGGGCCGCTGGTCGTGCTCGCCCACGGGATGGGCGACAGCCGCCACTCCTACCGTTTCGTGGCCCCGGCCCTGGTCGCCGCCGGCTACCGGGTGGCCAACGTCGACATCCGCGGCTGCGGCGACTCCGGCGTGGACTGGAAGGGCTACAGCCGCACCGACATCGCCGGTGACCTGGTGGCCCTGGTGCGTCACCTGGGCGGCCCGGCCGTGCTCGTCGGCCAGTCGATCAGCGGGGGTGCCGCCACGATCGCCGCGGCCACCGCGCCCGACCTGATCTCCGGCGTGATCGAGCTGGCGCCGTTCACCCGGGCGCAGTCCGTCGACCTGGGCGGGCTGTTCACGGCGAAGGGTTACCGCACCGGGTCGCTGCTGCTGATGCGGGTGCTGGCGGCCGGCAGCCTGACGGCCTGGACGCGCTACCTCGACCTGGCCTACCCGGCCCGGCCCGCCGACTGGGACGCCGAGCTGGCCCGCATCGAGTCCAAGCTGCGGGAACCTGGCCGGATGAAGGTGCTCCAGAAGATGATGCAGTCGAGCCCGGCCGACGCCGGCGCGCGGCTGGCCGACGTGCGCTGCCCGGTGCTGGTGGTCCAGGGCGGCGCCGACCCGGACTGGGCCGACCCGCGCGCCGAGGGCGAGAAGATCGTCGCCGACCTGGCTCAGGGGCTGGGTGAACTGGCCGTGATCGACGAGGCGGGCCACTACGCGCACGCCCAGACTCCCACCCGCGTGCTCGATCTGGCCCTGCCGTTCCTGGCCCGGACGCTGAACGTTGCCTAG
- a CDS encoding TadE family protein: protein MTPAGTARAARDRGSTSLELVVIFPAVLLVIFAVVQGALYYFASSSALAAAQEGARTAAGENSSAAAGQQAAGAFSARVAGNMLQTPGVVASRTATTATVTVSGHSLSVLPGFAGIGISQTASVPVERLTGG from the coding sequence CTGACGCCCGCCGGAACGGCCCGCGCGGCCCGCGACCGGGGGTCCACCTCGCTGGAACTGGTGGTCATCTTCCCGGCGGTACTCCTGGTCATCTTCGCGGTCGTGCAGGGTGCGCTGTACTACTTCGCCAGCTCCAGCGCCCTGGCCGCGGCCCAGGAGGGCGCCCGCACCGCCGCGGGCGAGAACTCCAGCGCGGCAGCCGGTCAGCAGGCGGCGGGCGCTTTCTCGGCGCGGGTCGCGGGCAACATGCTCCAGACGCCGGGGGTGGTGGCCTCGCGCACCGCCACGACCGCCACCGTCACCGTCAGCGGGCACTCGCTCAGCGTGCTGCCCGGGTTCGCCGGGATCGGGATCTCCCAGACCGCCTCGGTTCCGGTCGAGCGGCTCA
- a CDS encoding type II secretion system F family protein, with translation MTVVQIALAAGGLIGLGVSLVVWRLAPATPDLASALENLDPERSLRRSGYTGPVLPAGAQDRAGLFVMRTPIAAVWNVPVRELALLQIPVHRYWGEKALYFLIGLIFPPVVTLLATLLGIGLPFVVPLLASLVLAVGLSLLPDYNARSDAAARRHEFARALGAYVDLVALERAGGSGPRQAMEKAASVGDSWVFRRIAEELARSGWSGLPPWDALSALGDELGLAELGEVADIMRLSGEEGTAVYTTLRARSASMRNALMNTELAKANAVGERMSIPVSMLALVFLLILVAPAVLRVLGV, from the coding sequence ATGACCGTCGTGCAGATCGCGCTCGCCGCGGGCGGTCTCATCGGCCTGGGCGTCTCGCTGGTGGTGTGGCGGCTGGCCCCGGCCACGCCCGACCTGGCCTCGGCGCTGGAGAATCTCGACCCGGAGCGGTCGCTGCGGCGCAGCGGCTACACCGGGCCGGTGCTGCCCGCGGGCGCCCAGGACCGGGCCGGGCTGTTCGTCATGCGCACCCCGATCGCCGCGGTGTGGAACGTGCCGGTGCGCGAACTGGCACTGCTCCAGATCCCGGTGCACCGGTACTGGGGCGAGAAGGCGCTGTACTTCCTGATCGGCCTGATCTTCCCGCCGGTGGTCACGCTGCTCGCCACGCTGCTGGGGATCGGCCTGCCGTTCGTCGTCCCCCTGCTCGCCTCGCTCGTGCTGGCGGTGGGGCTGAGCCTGCTGCCCGACTACAACGCGCGCTCCGACGCGGCCGCCCGCCGCCACGAGTTCGCCCGGGCGCTGGGCGCCTATGTCGACCTGGTGGCCCTGGAACGGGCCGGCGGCTCGGGTCCGCGGCAGGCCATGGAGAAGGCCGCGAGCGTCGGGGACTCCTGGGTGTTCCGGCGGATCGCGGAGGAACTGGCCCGTTCCGGCTGGAGCGGCCTGCCGCCGTGGGACGCCCTCAGCGCGCTGGGCGACGAACTCGGCCTGGCCGAGCTCGGGGAGGTCGCGGACATCATGCGGCTGTCCGGCGAGGAGGGGACCGCGGTGTACACCACGCTGCGGGCCCGTTCGGCGTCCATGCGCAATGCCCTGATGAACACCGAGCTGGCCAAGGCCAACGCGGTGGGCGAGCGGATGAGCATCCCGGTCTCGATGCTCGCCCTGGTGTTCCTGCTCATCCTCGTGGCACCGGCGGTGCTGCGGGTGCTCGGTGTCTGA
- a CDS encoding TetR/AcrR family transcriptional regulator: MPRAGLDPAAVTAAAAALTDEIGFDRLSMGLIAERLGVKTPSLYKHVDGLADLSHRIAVLAMDEFADTLRDAIQGLAGGDALAAAAQAIRGFVLEHPGRYAAANLAQRSGDDDPLVPASGRVLASLAAVLNGYHLEPGQQIHAMRMLRSVLHGFATLEAGGGFQIDADVEVSFRWMIDFVDRGLRAIAAEKG; the protein is encoded by the coding sequence TTGCCTAGGGCCGGACTCGACCCGGCCGCCGTCACCGCGGCCGCGGCGGCCCTGACCGACGAGATCGGGTTCGACCGGCTCAGCATGGGGCTGATCGCCGAGCGGCTCGGGGTGAAGACGCCGTCGCTGTACAAACACGTCGACGGCCTGGCCGACCTGTCGCACCGGATCGCGGTGCTGGCGATGGACGAGTTCGCCGACACCCTGCGCGACGCCATCCAGGGCCTGGCCGGTGGGGACGCGCTGGCCGCCGCGGCCCAGGCGATCCGCGGGTTCGTGCTGGAGCACCCGGGCCGCTACGCCGCGGCCAACCTGGCGCAGCGGAGCGGGGACGACGATCCGCTGGTCCCGGCGAGCGGGCGGGTGCTGGCCTCGCTCGCGGCGGTGCTGAACGGGTATCACCTGGAGCCCGGGCAGCAGATCCACGCGATGCGGATGCTGCGCAGCGTGCTGCACGGGTTCGCGACGCTGGAGGCCGGCGGCGGATTCCAGATCGACGCGGACGTCGAGGTGAGCTTCCGCTGGATGATCGACTTCGTCGATCGGGGGCTGCGGGCGATCGCCGCTGAAAAGGGCTGA
- a CDS encoding CpaF family protein: MSDRSHQPGQGLDDLPLFRDLGPATAGTGLRVVGTDPAAVQGPETPWAGIGLPRPGVGRPLNRRDSRRAAQATGPLRASVPNHDAGLDWALVAAFRDRASRRLTEALTASPTLTPGQQRELARKIVFDLLDDAARDDIATGSAAWRPGLQQRMAETVFDALFGLGRLQPLVDDPDVENIMITGCDRVMLEYNDGQLRPGPPVAESDDELIEFLAFLASRSEVNARSFSESQPRLHLRLDGGARLAATAWVTPRPVVVIRRHRLVDISLDDLVDRQMLSPLAAGFLAAAVRARKSIVVSGPQGAGKTTMVRALCAEIPPWERIGTFETEYELFLHELPGREGTVIAYEARPGTGERAAGGRQAGEITLDELLYDSFRFNLQRQIVGEVRGKEIIAMIKAMQSGAGSISTTHAATAVGAIRKLVTCAMEAGPHITESYAQRAVAEDIDVIVQVHLHTDPGSGDGRDQPVRTRWVSEIVAVHPGEQGPARTTVFGTESYREARALASVLPDEYRELAAYGFDLDAFAREAGS; the protein is encoded by the coding sequence GTGAGCGACCGCAGTCACCAGCCCGGGCAGGGCCTCGACGACCTGCCGCTCTTCCGTGACCTCGGCCCGGCCACCGCCGGCACCGGGCTGCGCGTGGTCGGCACCGATCCCGCGGCCGTCCAGGGTCCCGAAACCCCCTGGGCCGGAATCGGTCTGCCCCGTCCCGGGGTGGGCCGGCCGCTGAACCGGCGGGACTCCCGGCGCGCCGCGCAGGCCACCGGCCCGCTGCGTGCCTCGGTGCCGAACCACGACGCCGGCCTGGACTGGGCCCTGGTGGCCGCCTTCCGCGACCGGGCCTCGCGCCGGCTCACCGAGGCCCTCACCGCCTCCCCCACGCTGACACCCGGCCAGCAGCGGGAACTCGCCCGCAAGATCGTGTTCGACCTGCTCGACGACGCCGCGCGCGACGACATCGCGACCGGCTCCGCGGCCTGGCGTCCCGGCCTCCAGCAGCGGATGGCCGAGACGGTCTTCGACGCGCTGTTCGGCCTCGGGCGGTTGCAGCCGCTGGTGGACGACCCGGACGTCGAGAACATCATGATCACCGGCTGCGACCGGGTGATGCTGGAGTACAACGACGGTCAGCTGCGTCCCGGGCCGCCGGTGGCCGAGAGCGACGACGAGCTGATCGAGTTCCTGGCGTTCCTGGCCTCCCGCTCCGAGGTCAACGCCCGCAGCTTCAGCGAGTCCCAGCCGCGTCTGCACCTGCGGCTCGACGGCGGTGCCCGGCTGGCCGCCACCGCCTGGGTCACGCCCCGCCCGGTGGTGGTGATCCGGCGGCACCGGCTGGTCGACATCTCGCTCGACGACCTGGTGGACCGGCAGATGCTCTCCCCGCTGGCCGCCGGCTTCCTGGCCGCCGCGGTGCGAGCCCGCAAGAGCATCGTGGTGTCCGGGCCGCAGGGCGCCGGCAAGACCACGATGGTGCGGGCCCTGTGCGCCGAGATCCCGCCGTGGGAGCGGATCGGCACGTTCGAGACCGAGTACGAGCTGTTCCTGCACGAGCTGCCCGGCCGTGAGGGCACGGTCATCGCCTACGAGGCCCGGCCCGGCACCGGCGAGCGCGCGGCCGGCGGACGGCAGGCCGGCGAGATCACGCTCGACGAGCTGCTGTACGACTCGTTCCGGTTCAACCTGCAACGCCAGATCGTGGGTGAGGTCCGCGGCAAGGAGATCATCGCCATGATCAAGGCGATGCAGTCCGGCGCCGGGTCGATCTCCACCACCCACGCCGCCACCGCGGTCGGCGCGATCCGCAAACTGGTCACCTGCGCGATGGAGGCCGGCCCGCACATCACCGAGTCCTACGCCCAGCGCGCCGTGGCCGAGGACATCGACGTGATCGTCCAGGTGCACCTGCACACCGACCCGGGCAGCGGAGACGGCCGCGACCAGCCGGTGCGCACGCGCTGGGTGAGCGAGATCGTCGCGGTGCACCCGGGTGAGCAGGGACCGGCCCGCACCACGGTCTTCGGCACGGAGAGCTACCGCGAGGCCCGGGCCCTGGCCTCGGTGCTGCCCGACGAGTATCGCGAACTGGCCGCCTACGGCTTCGATCTCGACGCGTTCGCGCGGGAGGCCGGCTCATGA
- a CDS encoding SAF domain-containing protein: MTTADTVRAGASGAAQDGDRATATGAPGGAGSPVRTRRRPVLVAMSILFVVVGALLMAWLVTMLGDTQPVVGVRQNVARGEVIEESDLVVLDLAGAPGLDTVPGSRLSTLVGKRAAQDLSAGGVVTPGQVTDEVLPADGESVVGVSLTRGQLPATPLLAGDTVRVVFTPGQQDDVPRAQPQTVTATVVSPGVADDQGQVVVDVSVPQISAARLAAAVATGRVAVVLDSNN; encoded by the coding sequence ATGACGACGGCGGACACCGTGCGGGCAGGGGCGTCCGGTGCGGCCCAGGACGGCGACCGGGCCACGGCCACGGGTGCTCCGGGTGGGGCCGGGTCACCGGTCCGCACCCGCAGGCGCCCGGTGCTGGTGGCGATGTCCATCCTCTTCGTGGTGGTCGGCGCCCTGCTGATGGCCTGGCTGGTCACGATGCTCGGCGACACCCAGCCGGTGGTCGGGGTGCGCCAGAACGTCGCCCGCGGCGAGGTGATCGAGGAGAGCGACCTGGTCGTGCTCGACCTGGCCGGCGCACCCGGGCTGGACACCGTTCCAGGCTCACGACTTTCGACGCTGGTGGGCAAGCGGGCCGCGCAGGACCTGAGCGCCGGCGGCGTGGTCACCCCCGGCCAGGTCACCGACGAGGTGCTGCCCGCCGACGGCGAGTCCGTGGTCGGCGTCAGCCTGACCAGGGGGCAGCTGCCCGCCACCCCGCTGCTGGCGGGCGACACCGTGCGGGTGGTGTTCACCCCCGGTCAGCAGGACGACGTGCCCCGCGCCCAGCCGCAGACCGTCACCGCCACCGTCGTCTCACCGGGCGTCGCCGACGACCAGGGCCAGGTGGTGGTGGACGTCAGCGTGCCGCAGATCTCCGCGGCCCGCCTGGCCGCCGCGGTCGCCACCGGCCGGGTCGCCGTCGTGCTGGACAGCAACAACTGA